In Geotalea uraniireducens, the genomic window ACAATAGCCATTCAGGCTGTCTTTTGCGGCAAGCCGCACGCACGGGCGGTCGTCGGCCGACAAGGAGCGGCCCGGCAATGAAATTTTTTCCGGCAACTTTCCACGGCCGGCTCCGGGTCGCTGCTACGGCAATTCTGGCGGCCGGCCTGACCGCCAGCACCATTGCCTATCTTCTCGCGGCTCCACCGGCCGACCTGCCGCTGGACTACGACCCTCGCTATTCCAAGAGTTACCAGCACGATCTCGAATTGTACGGCGGTACCCTCAACGTCCTGGCCAGCGAGTTCATGGACTGGTTCGCCGGATTGTGGCACGGACGGGCGCTTGCCGGCACCGTTGCCGTCTTTGCCGTCACTATTTCCGCCATCCTCTATTTCGTTGCCAACCGGCTGCAGCGCGATGCGGCCGTCGAGGATTCGGGACCTGCCTGGGAGCGGGACAACGCCGGTCCGCGCCGGTAGTCGCTCAGCAGCAGGTGGCCGGACCGGGCGAATGAGCGACCTTCCTCGTGAAACGCCTATTCCTCGGCAACCTCACAGACCGGGCAATACCCCTCGCCACTTTCGGCATCCATCTCCAGTTCGCCGCCGCAAACCTCGCAAATTTCCGGTGGTGCCGGTGCATTGTGCTTCTGCCGGTACTGTTCGCCAAACCGTTTCGTTTTGTCCATGGTAACCTCCTGTCGCCGCCGGCGACCAACTCCGGGCATCGTGATCCGGCCGGCGTGTCTATTCGTCCCATGACACAGCGTAGCGTTCGTAGCCCGGGGGGGGACGGTTATGAGCCGCCCGCCGTGCCAGCGGGTCTCGTGCGGCCTTGGGGAGGCCCTGCCCGGCACTTTTCGCGGGGAGGGTGGGCGCGGTTGGCCGTACAATAATTATAGTCGGTTAATCGTCGAGGGAAAGGGGAGGAGCTGGCAGCTTCGGATAGGTGCGGGCGACCAGCTTGCCCAAGGTAAGCCCCTGGACGATGATCGAAAAGACCACGATCATGTAGGTCATGACCAGGATGGCATTCCGTTCGGCGCCGCCGGGGAGGGAAAGGGCCAGCGCCACGGAGATGCCGCCGCGCAGCCCTCCCCAGGTGAGAATGTTAACTGTCCCGGGGCTGAAGGATCTGAACCCCCGCAGGATGGCGGCCATTCCCGCCACACTGGCCCACCGCGCCAGCAGGGCGATGGCAATGGCCAGGGCACCGGCGGTCAGGTAAGCAGGCGTGTAGGTAATTACCTGCGCCTCCAGGCCGATCAGCAAAAACAGCAGGGCGTTGAGAATCTCGTCGACCAGTTCCCAGAAGTCGTCGAGCCGTGTCCGAGTGGTTGTCGACATGGCGTTGGCGCGCCCCTGGTTACCGATCAACAGTCCGGCCACTACCACAGCGAGCGGCCCGGAGGTGTGCAGCCGGTCGGCCAGGTTGTAGGCTCCCATGGCCAGCGCCAGGGTGATAATGATCTCGACCTGATAGTTGTCGATCCGTTTGAGCATCAGATAGGCGAGAAACCCGGCGGCAAGGCCGACCAGCGTGCCGCCGACCGCTTCCCTGACAAAGAGCCCTGCTACCGCGCCGACGGTAACGTTGAGCTCCCGCCGGGCCAGTTCCAGGATGATCATGAAGGCGACTACCCCGATGCCGTCATTGAACAGGGATTCGCCGGCGATCTTTGTTTCCAGGCTCTTCGGCACGCCGGCAGTTTTGATGATGCCGAGCACCGCCACCGGGTCGGTGGGGGAGATCAGGGCGCCGAACAGCAGGCAGAAGATGAAAGGGAGCGGCTTGCCGAGCAGTCCCAGAACGTACCAGGAGAGCCCGCCGACGATGAACGTCGAGGCGATCACCCCGACCGTTGAGAGGAGGGTGATGGTCCATTTCTGGCCGGCCAGGTCGTCGAGCCGGATGTGGAGCGCGCCGGCGAACAAGAGGAAGGTAAGCATGCCGTGCAGCAGCGCCTCGTCGAAGTCGATGCTTGCCAGAATTGCCTCGGCATGACGTTGCGCGGCGTGGAGGCCGAACATGCCACTGCCGGCGATGCCGAGGGAGACGGCCATGGCGATCAGCAGCACGCCGACGGTGGTCGGCAGACGGATGGTTCGACAGTTCAGGTAGCTGAAGAGCGCGGTGAGCACCAGCAGGACGGTGATGATCTCGAACAGGCTCATCGGCTCTCCGGTGGCAGCTCAGGGGTGGCCCGGGCGCCGGCCTTTCCCTCGACGGTGTTTGCATAATAGCGAGTGGTCGGGTAGGCGAAGTCGATGTCGTCGCAGGCAGCGAACCGTTCCAGGATCGCTTCCCAGAGCTGCTGGGTTCCTTCGCGCCGACGACGGGGTTCGCAGAGGTAACGGAGGGTCAGCAGCACGCCGCTCTCCTCCACCGAGGTGTAGACCGTCGGCGCCAGACTGGGGGAAACGATGATGAATTCCCGGGATGATTCCTTCAGCTTGCGCTCCGCCAGCGGGGTGAGGTGGCCGGCATGGTCGGTGGCGATCTGCTGTAACTCCGCTTTGGCCCTCTGCCAGTTGCTCTCGAAGGTGACCAGCACGGGGAGTTCGTTCCAGATGTAGTCGAACCACCCTTTGGTGTAGTTGACCTGGGGATCGGAGAAGACTTTGCCGTTGGGGATATGGACGATCCGTCCGGTACATTGGTCGGCATGGACCCAGTTACCGATCTCGGTCAGGGTGAACTGGAACACCCGGATGTCGATCACATCGCCGGCGTGCGGGCCGATCTGGATCCGATCCCCGACGTCGAAGGGACGCCGCCAGAGAATGAACAGCCAGCCCGCCACATTAACCAGCGGGTCCTTCATGGCGATGGCCAGTCCTGCCGACAGCAGGCCGAGGAAGGTCATCACCGATTCGAACTGCTGGAACCATATCCTGCCGAGAAACAGCAGTCCGAGGGTGACTGCCGTATAGTTTGAGATCTTGCGCCACTGGTAGCGGATCCGGGAGTTTTCGGTCCGCCGCCAGACCGCTTTGAGAATCAGCCGGCGCACCAACCAGAGTACCAGGATGATAGTCAGGGAGGTAAACACCCGGTCGTACAGATCGGCGGGGATGCCGGTGGTTTTCTGTAGCCATTCGGTAAGTAGTCTCATCGTTCTCCCTTGTTTCGTCTGCCGGAGCGGCGACCGCCGAGGCTGGTGCCGAGTTTTCCTGCTCAAGTATACCACGGGAATCGCTCTCGCCGTGGTCTTGCGGCTAATGGGCCGATTTGCCACCTGAATTCCATGACCGATTCGACGCCGGCCGATTGAACCGGCCGCGTAAGAAGTTATACTTTGCTCATAATGACATGGCCTTCTCCCCGGCCGGGGAGGGCGGCGGAGAATTCAGGAACAATGGAGGTGACATGATGAAACGACGCGGTTCAGCGGTCTGGCAGGGTGAGCTGAAGGGGGGGAGCGGGACGGTATCGACGGAGAGCGGCATTCTCAGCGCGACGCCCTATTCGTTCACTACCCGCTTCGAGAATGGGGCGGGGACCAATCCGGAGGAACTGATTGCGGCGGCCCACGCCGGCTGCTTTTCCATGGCGCTCGCCGCCCAGCTTGGCGGCGCCGGTTTGAAGCCCGACAGCATCTCGACCAGCGCGACCGTCTTTTTTGACAAGCTGGACGAAGGGTGGACGGTAAGCAGAGTCCATCTCGACGTGGCGGCCAAGGTGCCGGGAGCTACGCGTGAGGGGTTCGAGAGCGCTGCCTTCGCCGCCAAGAAAGGGTGTCCTGTCTCGCGGTTGTTGCAGGCGGAGATCACCATGGAGGCGAAACTCGTCAGCTGATGCCGTGGCGTGGAAAGGAGGCCTGTCATGTCGTTGCAGGAGCGGTGCCGGGAAGAACTGGTGGCCAAACTGGCGGCGGGCGAACGGAGACTCGGCCAGCTCGGCGAGCGGGCAAAGGCGGTGCCGGTCGAGCGACGCTCGGCGTTCGAGAAAGAACTAGACGAGCTACAGGGCAGGAAGAGTGCCGTAGCGTTGAAAATCGAGGAACTGCGCCGGGCGGAAGGCCATTCCTGGGAAGCGATCAAAGGCGAGATCGAAGCGGCGGTCGACGAGTGGGGAATAGCGATCGAAGAGGCGATCGCCCGTTTCAGGTAAGGGGCAGGGAGCCCCCCGGCAGCTCCCCGTGCAGTTCGGTCCGCAGTCGCGGCAGGCTCGCCGGGTAGTGGCGGCGGATGAATTCCACCAACTTCTCCCGCACTTCACAACGGAGGTCCCAGACAGCCGTCGAATCGGCGGCGCTCATCAGGGCGCGCAGTTCCATGGTCTGCTCGCTCACCTTGGTCATCTGTAGTCCCCAGGTTTCCCGGTCCCAGTTGGCCGAGCTCTCCAGAATCCGGTGCAACTCCTGCCGCAGCTCCTCCACCGGCAGCGTATAGTCGGTATAGATGAAGACCGTTCCAAGCAGGTTGGCCGAGACCCGGGTCCAGTTCTGGAAGGGTTTGTCGAGGAAGTAGGTCACCGGCACCACCAGCCGCCGCAGGTCCCAGATCCGGATCACCACGTAGGTGAGGCTGATCTCCTCGACGGTTCCCCATTCCCCCTCGACGATCACGATATCGCCGAGCCGGATCGGCTGGGTGATGGCGATCTGCAGGCCGGCCAAAAGAGTGGCGATGCTCCGCTGGGCGGCGAAACCGATGATGATCCCGGCGATCCCCGCCGAAGCCAGGATGCTCATCCCCACCTGGCGAATCCGCTCGAACGTCATCAGCATTGTCGCTACGGCGACGATGCTGACGATCACCACGGCGATCTTCACCAGTACCGTCAGCTGGGTATAGACCGCCCGGGCCCGGAGGTTGTCCTTCGCCTCGAAGTCGTAGCGGCTCAGGACGATGTCCCGGCCGGCGACGATCACGTCGATGAGCAGCCAGCTGGTAGCGGCGATGAACAGGATGCTGAACAGGTGCTGGAGCAGTTCGCGGACCTCGGCGGGGAACGCCAGGGTCGGCTGGACCACCATCAGCACCAGCAGCGGAATTGTGACCCGGGCCGGCCGCCGCAGCCGGGCGATCAGGATCGCCCCTTGCTTCGCTGCCGTCTGCTCGACAAGCCGGCCGAGGAACGACCAGAGCAGCCGGAAAAGTACCACTCCCGCCAGCAGTGCCGTCACCGCCAGCCCCGCCGAAACCATCAGATTGTCCCACTGGAAGATTTCCCGCCAGGAGCCGAACCGATTCATGGGACCTCGCTTCTGAGTTTGTCGTATCCGGGTGGCGCCGTTCAGACCGCGGCGGCGAACAGAAAGACTACGAGCGCCAGGCCTAGACCAGCGACGACTATCGCCAACATGACCCCGAAGAGTAACCCGTCGCCGGGCATCGTATCTCCCCGGCGGTAACGGAGGGTGAAGCGGAAGTAACTCATCGCCGCGACGATGCTCACCGCCGAACCGAGTATTACCATCCCCGAGCCGGCCCAGGAGGGGACCGTTTTGCCGAACCAGCGCAGCCCGGTGGGCATGAATGCCTGTTGGTAGACCAGGCTGAAGCGGTCGATGATAAAGCCGAAGCCCATCAGGGTCAGGGCAATCCGGACCCAGGTGAGCAGGGTTCGTTCCGCCGCGAAGTAGACCAGACGCCGGCCGTTCATCTCCATTGCCATGAGCCGTTCGTTTTCGCTTCGCCCATCGCCGGCCGGCGTTTGTTCGTTCATGGTGTGCTCGTTTGGCGGAGGTAGTCGAAAATGCATCAGAGATAAGTTTAAGGAAGCTCTTTCGGATGTCAAACCGGTGCTGTTTCTCGGATCCTGATGCTTCTTGCGGGCATATTTCCCTTTAAGAGTCGATTCCCGTTTAGTGGGGCAAAAGTTACTATATTTAGTAACCTGCTAAAAATATAGGCAAATCTGTGTGGGTTTTGCTTTGTTTGGCAGGGGTGGGTCTGTTATGAGCATGGCTTTGTCGGCACACTGTCCTGGCCAGTTTTGCCAGCAGCCAGGCCGCATCAAGTGAACTCTGGAGGAATCGTTGGTTTGATGGCGACGGGAATGTTGTTGATTGTTTGTTATGGCCCCGCTATGCTCACTCTGGTTATCGGAGAAATTCCTAGTCTCGTTGATGTCGTCAGGTGATGCCGTGTTTTGCAGAGTGAGAGCCCATGAACAGCTGTCCGTTTTGCACCCCGAATCAATCAGCAATCCTGCTGGCCAACGACCGTGCGCTGGCCATCCCCGACGCTTATCCTGTGACTCCTGGTCATACCTTGATTGTGCCAAAGCGCCATATCACCTCCTTATTCGAGGCGAGCAAAGAAGAACAGGCAGCACTGTTTGATCTCGTGGCAAAGATGCGCCAACTGATCCTGCAGGACCGTCAGCCCGATGGCTTCAATATCGGTATCAATGATGGAATTGCCGCCGGCCAGACGGTCATGCACCTACACATTCACCTGATTCCCCGCTATGCAGGCGATACGGAAGACCCTCGCGGCGGCGTGCGCTGGATCATGCCCAAGAATGCGCCATACTGGAAGCAGATTCGATGAATGACCAACTCCAGCCGGGAATCTACCGTCATTACACGGGGAAATATTGTCGGGTGCTCAGTGTGGCCCGGGAACGCGAAACCGGCGCGGAGCTGGTGGTCTATACTTGGCTGGCTGGCGACCGTTTGTTGCGGGTCCGGCCGCCGGCGCAATTCATCGAGACGGTGACCGTCGACGGGCGGCCGATGCCGCGTTTCGTTGCGTGCGAAGGGGAGGGCGCCGTGATGGTCGAGCCGGCCCGCTGCAAGGGGTGCGGGCGCTGCGTGGCGGCCTGCGGCAACCGGCTGCTCAGCCTGGAGAGCCGCGGCGGCAGGAAGGTGGCGATCCTCGGGAACTCGGAACGGTGCGACCGTTGCGGCCGTTGTGTTGCCGAGTGCCTGTTCGGGGCCATTTCCGTACCGGCCGAGCCAGTGGATCGGCCCTGAAGGATTCCGCCCGCAGCGAGCACTTTACCGATGAAGGATCGGTCTCTGTCGAGCTTTCCACGGCGCCTGTGGATAACTCCCCCAGAGCTGTGGATATCCTCCCTGATTCTGCCGTATCATTAAGTACTTTCTCAGGTTGCGCAACGAATAGGCAGTGTTTGCAACATCCCGGAATTACATGTCAATAACTATTTTTGCCCGTATACGGTATTCCGTATATCGGCCTGTCGATCATGGTAACGAATCTGTCTCGCGACAGTGGATAACTGTCACGAAACATAACCGGAAAATTCGTTTTCATTTTCGTCATTTGGCTGGCAGCTACCGTCGTTGCCGACCGTTCAGAGGGTGACTCCCGGCGGTGTCGCCGGCCCTTCGCGGCGGGTCTGGCAGGAAACGCAGCAGGGGGTGAACGGCAAGAGCGCCAGCCGTTTTTCGTCGATCTCCCGGCCGCACTCTTCGCAACGCCCGTAGGTGCCTTCCCGGAGTTTCCGCTCCGCCTCCTCCATCCGGGTCAATTCCTCCTGGTGAATGTCGGCCAGGGCGAGCCCCATGTCGGCCAACAGGTCGATCATGCCCCGGTCGCCCAGATCCTGGGGCAATTCATATTGGGACTGCAGCCCTTCGCCGGTCTTCCTGAAGAGTTCCTCGCGCAGCTCGCTCCAGAGCGTTTGTTTCTTTTCCCGCAACAGTGCAATCAATCGTTCCTGCCGTTCCCGATCGTGTTTTGTCATGGCGGCATCCTTTCCGTAGTTGTCTTCAAGCCCTCCTCACGTTGATTGTAACCCGCCCGGGGGCGCTTGCAATTGTCGGTTTCCCTTTAGCGTTTATGTAAGCCTTATGCTTAAACCTGGTTATTGGTTGTCTACTATATAAGTGTGGTTACTATATGTAGTAACATTACAGTATTATTGGATTGTAATGCTTCAAATCTTTTGACTGACTGAAATTGTATGGTAAAAATTTGAGCGATAGACTGGCATGTTGTGTCTTTGTTACCGCCCCCGGTTGGCGCGCTCGATCAAGCGCTGCGGCGGTGCGCTGACGACCTGCCTCGCCGAGAGAGGTGGCGCGGATGAAAAGGAATTCCCGGATAATCGGTGCTGTCCTGGTGTTTGCGGCCATTTGCACTGTCGCTGTCGTAGCTGTTTCCTGCACGCGTGACCGGTCGCTGGCCCGGCTCCGGGAAGCGGGGGTGGTCAGGGTCGGTTACGCGGTCGAGGCTCCCTATGCGTTCGTCGGTGCCAATTGCCAAGTGACGGGGGAGTTTCCGGAGGCGGCGAAATATCTCGCCGCCCGTCTCGGGATTCGCCGGGTCGAATGGGTGCAGACGGATTTCGATGCCTTAATTCCCGATCTGGAAAGCGGTCGCTTCGATCTGATCGCTGCCGGGATGTTCATTACCCCGCAACGGGCGAAACGGATTGCTTTCAGCGAACCGTTGCTCCGGGTGCGGCAGGGGCTGCTGGTTCGCCGCGGCAATCCGCGGCAGCTCCATGCCTACCGGGATGTCTTGACGCGTCCCGGCATCAGGATAGCCGTCCTTGCCGGCTCGTTCGAGGAAACACTGCTTCGCCAGATGAAGGTCCCCGAGCGGCAGATCGTCTCGGTTCCCGACGCCCTGACCGGCCGACTGGCGGTGGAATCCGGCGTTGCCGACGGCCTGGCACTGTCGCAACCGACGTTGCGCTGGATGGTGGATCGAGCGGCATCGGGGAGGACGGCACTGGCTGAACCGTTCGAACAGCCGACGCCGGCCCAGATGAAGGGGAGCAGCTACTGCGCGTTCGGTTTCCGCAAAGAGGACCACCAGTTGCTTGATGCCTGGAATAAGGCGCTACATCCCTTTGTCGATAGTCCTGAACATCTGGCGCTGCTCTCCCGGTTCGGTTTCGGCCGTTTGGCGCTGCCGGGAACTATTACTACCAGCGAGGTCCTTGTCCGATGAGTTTCCCTTTCTGGCTTCGTGCCGTCCATCACCGTCGCTGGGCGTGGGGGGCCGTGGCCATGTCGATCCTGGTCTGCGGGGTGATCTCCTGGCTGCACCTGCAGCAGCGGGATACGCTCATTCGGGCGATGAAGGCTCTGGAGACGATGCGCCAGGCCCGGATCGAGCTTGCCCAAGGGTTTCTGGCCGCTACGTTGGACCGGGAGTCCTCGCTGCCGACCACCGGGCGCGGAGATGCTGTTGCCCTGCTGCACCAGGCACTGGACTCCTTTGACCTGGCGACCGTCAACCTCGGCAGCCGGCAAGATTCCACCACGTCTTTCCATGACAAACTGCGGGTTTTTGAGGCGCAACTGACCAGATTGAACGGTCGGCAACGAAACATCGATCCCCAGGTCGAGACGGAATTGAGGATCGCCTATCACCAACTCGAACAGGAAGCCGGCCGGCTCGACCAGACTACCCGCCAGCGCGTGCAATACCTGATTGCTCATCAGGATGCCATGTTTGCCTGGTTGCTGGCGGGGGCCGCACTGCTGCTCGGTGGTGTCTGCCTGGCCGTTGCCGCGGCAGGGCGCGCCCATGCTCTCTCCGAGTCGGCACTGCGTCGCTGGGCCGATGCCTTTGAATTTTGTGCCCACGGGATTGCCATCGGCGATCCTGTGACGGAGCGAATCCTTGTCTGCAATCCCGCCTTCGCCAACCTCCATGGCCGATTGCCGGCCGAGGTGGCCGGTCTGCCGATCCTTGCCGTCTATGCGGCCGAGGAACACGAGATGGTTGGCAGGATGATCGCCGAGGCCGACCGGACCGGGCAGGTCCACTACGAATCGCTGATGGTACGTGCCGACGGCACCGTCTTTCCGGCTCAGATCGATGTGGTGACTGTCCGGAATGACCGTCGGGAGTTGATGTACCGGGTTGCCACGATCCAGGACATCACGGCGCGCAAGCGGGCGGAGGGCCAGCTGCGGGCGGCCGAAAACAAGTTTCGCAGTCTGGTCGAACAGTCGCTGATCGGCATCTATATCATCGAGGGCGGCTATTTTCGTTACGTGAATCCGGGCTTTGCCGAACTGTTCGGCTATGAATCGCCGGACGATCTGATCGACCGGGTTCCCGTGCTCGATCTTGTGTCCCCCGATGATCGGGCCTTGGTGGCGGAAAACGTCCGCTTGCGCATCGCCGGTCGGGAAGCGGAAATGCGCTACGATTTTGTCGGTATCCGCCGGGATCGCACGACGATCAATGTCGAAGTTCATGGCCGCTCCTTCGATTACCAGGGGAAAGCGGCGGTGATCGGCGTCGTCCTCGATATTACCGCCCGCAAGCAGCGGGAAGAGGCGCTGCAACGCTTCGAGCTGCTGGTCAGCCACAGCCGGGACGTTATCTTCTTCATCCGGCGCGGCGACGGTCAAATCCTCGAAGCCAACAACGCGGCGGTTGCCACTTATGGGTACCGTCGCGACGAACTGCTGGCCATGACGGTCAAGGAATTGCGGGCGCCGGCGCTGCAAGAGCTGACTGACGGCCATATGGCCGATGCCGATGCCGGCGGCGTCTTGTTCGAGACGGTGCATCTGCGCCGGGACGGCACGATCTTCCCGGTGGAGGTCAGCTCACAGGGTGCGACCATCGGCGGGACGCGGATGCTGATCAGCGTCGTTCGAGACATCAGCGAGCGCAAACGGGCGGAAGAATCGCTGCGCGAAAGCGAGGCGCGGCTGCGGCTGTTCGTCGAGTACGCCCCTGCCTCGCTGGCGATGTTCGACCGACAGATGCGCTATCTGGTCGTCAGCCGCCGCTGGTTGGCCGATTATAACCTTGGCGAGCGTGATTTGACCGGATTGTCCCATTACGACGTATTTCCCGAGATTCCCGATCGGTGGAAGCAGGTCCATGGTCGTGCCCTGGCAGGAGAGGTGGTAACGGCCGACGCCGACCGCTTCGAACGGGCCGACGGCTCGGTACAGTGGCTGCGCTGGGAAGTCCGACCCTGGCACGGCGTAAGGGGGGAGGTAGCCGGAGTCGTGGTGTTCAGCGAGGATATCACCGCCTCGGTGCAGGCGCAGCAAGCGCTCCGGGCAGGCGCGGAACGGCTGCGGCGCGCCGAGGAGATTGCCCATTTCGGCCATTGGCGGCGGGACCTGGCGAACGACCGGTTGGTGTGGTCCGACGAACTGTATCGGATTTTCGGTCTCGACAAGGAGTCCTTTTCGCCCTCTCGGGAAAGCTATTTGCGCTACATCCACCCTGATGACCTGGAGACCTTTCGCCGTGACCGGGATTCCTTGCCGCCGCAAGGGAGGGGCCGGTTCGGCGCCCGAATCATCCGCCCCGACGGGGAGACTCGTTACCTGGACGGGGTTGGCGAGATTGAGCGCGACGAGTCGGGGAAGGCGGTGGCCTCGTTCGGTACCTTGCAGGACGTGACCGAGTTGCGCAACAAGGAGCGAGAACTGCAGGAAAAGAATGCCGAGCTGGAACGGTTCACCTATATGATTTCCCATGACCTCAGGAGTCCGCTGGTCACGGTGAAGACGTTCCTCGGCTATCTTCGGAGCGACTTGCTCAGCGGCAATGGCGGGCAGATTGAGAAGGACATGCTCTACATGGCCACGGCAACGGACCGGATGGGGCAATTGCTCGACGAACTGCTGGAGATGTCGCGGATCGGTCGGCTTATCAACCCGCCGACCGACGTGACGTTCCGGGAACTGGCCGGGGCTGCCGTCAACCTGGTGGCCGGCCAGATTGCCGAACGGGGGGTAGCGGTACGGATTGCCGAGGCGGCGGTTACCCTCTGCGGCGACCGGGCGCGGCTGGTGGAAATCTGGCAGAACCTGGTGGAGAACGCAGTGAAGTTTATGGGCAGCCAGGCGGTGCCGCAGATCGAGATCGGCGCCGTCGGCGAGGGGCGGGAGACGACCTTTTTCGTCCGGGATAACGGCGGCGGTATCGATCCGCGCTTTCATGAGAAGATCTTCGGCCTGTTCGAAAAACTCGATGCCGGAAGCACGGGGACCGGCCTTGGCCTGGCGTTGGTCCGGCGGATCGTCGAACTGTATCAGGGGAAAATCTGGGTCGAATCGACCGGCGAGGGGGGCGGCGCGACGTTCCGTTTCACGCTCCCCGAGGCCTTTAAACGCGTCTTGAGAGGAGATGGCTCATGAAAGGTACCCCGATCGTTATCCTGTTGGTGGAGGACGACCCGGCCCATGCCGAGATCGTTCGGCGGAACTTCGCCGGCTTTCGCATTGCTAACCGGCTG contains:
- a CDS encoding cation:proton antiporter, giving the protein MSLFEIITVLLVLTALFSYLNCRTIRLPTTVGVLLIAMAVSLGIAGSGMFGLHAAQRHAEAILASIDFDEALLHGMLTFLLFAGALHIRLDDLAGQKWTITLLSTVGVIASTFIVGGLSWYVLGLLGKPLPFIFCLLFGALISPTDPVAVLGIIKTAGVPKSLETKIAGESLFNDGIGVVAFMIILELARRELNVTVGAVAGLFVREAVGGTLVGLAAGFLAYLMLKRIDNYQVEIIITLALAMGAYNLADRLHTSGPLAVVVAGLLIGNQGRANAMSTTTRTRLDDFWELVDEILNALLFLLIGLEAQVITYTPAYLTAGALAIAIALLARWASVAGMAAILRGFRSFSPGTVNILTWGGLRGGISVALALSLPGGAERNAILVMTYMIVVFSIIVQGLTLGKLVARTYPKLPAPPLSLDD
- a CDS encoding mechanosensitive ion channel family protein, which translates into the protein MRLLTEWLQKTTGIPADLYDRVFTSLTIILVLWLVRRLILKAVWRRTENSRIRYQWRKISNYTAVTLGLLFLGRIWFQQFESVMTFLGLLSAGLAIAMKDPLVNVAGWLFILWRRPFDVGDRIQIGPHAGDVIDIRVFQFTLTEIGNWVHADQCTGRIVHIPNGKVFSDPQVNYTKGWFDYIWNELPVLVTFESNWQRAKAELQQIATDHAGHLTPLAERKLKESSREFIIVSPSLAPTVYTSVEESGVLLTLRYLCEPRRRREGTQQLWEAILERFAACDDIDFAYPTTRYYANTVEGKAGARATPELPPESR
- a CDS encoding OsmC family protein, whose protein sequence is MMKRRGSAVWQGELKGGSGTVSTESGILSATPYSFTTRFENGAGTNPEELIAAAHAGCFSMALAAQLGGAGLKPDSISTSATVFFDKLDEGWTVSRVHLDVAAKVPGATREGFESAAFAAKKGCPVSRLLQAEITMEAKLVS
- a CDS encoding mechanosensitive ion channel family protein, whose translation is MNRFGSWREIFQWDNLMVSAGLAVTALLAGVVLFRLLWSFLGRLVEQTAAKQGAILIARLRRPARVTIPLLVLMVVQPTLAFPAEVRELLQHLFSILFIAATSWLLIDVIVAGRDIVLSRYDFEAKDNLRARAVYTQLTVLVKIAVVIVSIVAVATMLMTFERIRQVGMSILASAGIAGIIIGFAAQRSIATLLAGLQIAITQPIRLGDIVIVEGEWGTVEEISLTYVVIRIWDLRRLVVPVTYFLDKPFQNWTRVSANLLGTVFIYTDYTLPVEELRQELHRILESSANWDRETWGLQMTKVSEQTMELRALMSAADSTAVWDLRCEVREKLVEFIRRHYPASLPRLRTELHGELPGGSLPLT
- a CDS encoding YidH family protein, which encodes MNEQTPAGDGRSENERLMAMEMNGRRLVYFAAERTLLTWVRIALTLMGFGFIIDRFSLVYQQAFMPTGLRWFGKTVPSWAGSGMVILGSAVSIVAAMSYFRFTLRYRRGDTMPGDGLLFGVMLAIVVAGLGLALVVFLFAAAV
- a CDS encoding HIT family protein translates to MNSCPFCTPNQSAILLANDRALAIPDAYPVTPGHTLIVPKRHITSLFEASKEEQAALFDLVAKMRQLILQDRQPDGFNIGINDGIAAGQTVMHLHIHLIPRYAGDTEDPRGGVRWIMPKNAPYWKQIR
- a CDS encoding DUF1653 domain-containing protein: MNDQLQPGIYRHYTGKYCRVLSVARERETGAELVVYTWLAGDRLLRVRPPAQFIETVTVDGRPMPRFVACEGEGAVMVEPARCKGCGRCVAACGNRLLSLESRGGRKVAILGNSERCDRCGRCVAECLFGAISVPAEPVDRP
- a CDS encoding TraR/DksA family transcriptional regulator, which encodes MTKHDRERQERLIALLREKKQTLWSELREELFRKTGEGLQSQYELPQDLGDRGMIDLLADMGLALADIHQEELTRMEEAERKLREGTYGRCEECGREIDEKRLALLPFTPCCVSCQTRREGPATPPGVTL
- the ehuB gene encoding ectoine/hydroxyectoine ABC transporter substrate-binding protein EhuB; its protein translation is MKRNSRIIGAVLVFAAICTVAVVAVSCTRDRSLARLREAGVVRVGYAVEAPYAFVGANCQVTGEFPEAAKYLAARLGIRRVEWVQTDFDALIPDLESGRFDLIAAGMFITPQRAKRIAFSEPLLRVRQGLLVRRGNPRQLHAYRDVLTRPGIRIAVLAGSFEETLLRQMKVPERQIVSVPDALTGRLAVESGVADGLALSQPTLRWMVDRAASGRTALAEPFEQPTPAQMKGSSYCAFGFRKEDHQLLDAWNKALHPFVDSPEHLALLSRFGFGRLALPGTITTSEVLVR
- a CDS encoding PAS domain S-box protein, with the protein product MSFPFWLRAVHHRRWAWGAVAMSILVCGVISWLHLQQRDTLIRAMKALETMRQARIELAQGFLAATLDRESSLPTTGRGDAVALLHQALDSFDLATVNLGSRQDSTTSFHDKLRVFEAQLTRLNGRQRNIDPQVETELRIAYHQLEQEAGRLDQTTRQRVQYLIAHQDAMFAWLLAGAALLLGGVCLAVAAAGRAHALSESALRRWADAFEFCAHGIAIGDPVTERILVCNPAFANLHGRLPAEVAGLPILAVYAAEEHEMVGRMIAEADRTGQVHYESLMVRADGTVFPAQIDVVTVRNDRRELMYRVATIQDITARKRAEGQLRAAENKFRSLVEQSLIGIYIIEGGYFRYVNPGFAELFGYESPDDLIDRVPVLDLVSPDDRALVAENVRLRIAGREAEMRYDFVGIRRDRTTINVEVHGRSFDYQGKAAVIGVVLDITARKQREEALQRFELLVSHSRDVIFFIRRGDGQILEANNAAVATYGYRRDELLAMTVKELRAPALQELTDGHMADADAGGVLFETVHLRRDGTIFPVEVSSQGATIGGTRMLISVVRDISERKRAEESLRESEARLRLFVEYAPASLAMFDRQMRYLVVSRRWLADYNLGERDLTGLSHYDVFPEIPDRWKQVHGRALAGEVVTADADRFERADGSVQWLRWEVRPWHGVRGEVAGVVVFSEDITASVQAQQALRAGAERLRRAEEIAHFGHWRRDLANDRLVWSDELYRIFGLDKESFSPSRESYLRYIHPDDLETFRRDRDSLPPQGRGRFGARIIRPDGETRYLDGVGEIERDESGKAVASFGTLQDVTELRNKERELQEKNAELERFTYMISHDLRSPLVTVKTFLGYLRSDLLSGNGGQIEKDMLYMATATDRMGQLLDELLEMSRIGRLINPPTDVTFRELAGAAVNLVAGQIAERGVAVRIAEAAVTLCGDRARLVEIWQNLVENAVKFMGSQAVPQIEIGAVGEGRETTFFVRDNGGGIDPRFHEKIFGLFEKLDAGSTGTGLGLALVRRIVELYQGKIWVESTGEGGGATFRFTLPEAFKRVLRGDGS